A window of Spirochaetota bacterium genomic DNA:
GATCGCGTGTATATGTTTTCACAGATGGCACTGGCCAAATAAATGGAAGGATGTCAGCAGTTTTTTTTACTGGAATTGGTGATGTGCAGTAGTTTTCTGTTGAAATGTCACTTTTGGCTGTTACTGGAGGGATATAAATCTTTTGACCTGCCTTAATGGTTGATACATTCTTAATATTATTTGCACTACAAATTATATCAACAGGTACATTATACTGTTTTGATAGTCTATAGATTGTTTCCCCTTTTTTTATTATGTGCCATCTGCCTTTTTTTATTAATGGGGTATCACTTTTGTAGTTTTCTTCTGATTCAACTTTTTGGCTATCTGTAGTAATTGTATTGTCAGGTACGGTATAGTATACTGGATAAGTTGAATAATATGAATCACTCTGCATGTAATAATTTTCATCATACTGTGGTATTTGAATAGTATCTTCGTCATTATTTTGTATTTGATATGATTTTTGTTTGTTATTATTTCTGTTGGTATCCTGTGAATGACGGTATGCAGGAGGAACACATCCAGTACAGATAACTACAATAGCTAAACAAAATATAATTTTGGCACTCATCCATGAAGTCATGGAACATCTCCTTATGTTCCGTATCAATGCACATTTACCGAAAGGCAATAAACGCCCTTATCAGATTATCGGAATAACATGCTATATAGTTAAGCAATTAATTTTTTTATTCGTGGTAGTCAACGGTGGTGGTTATAGTTAATTTCCCATGGCGAACATTTTTGATGGCCAGTAAATTATCAGCTATTTTTTTAACCTGTGCTGACGTGCCACGTAGGAGCAATACTTCAAGGCAGTTATGTTCATCAAGGTGAACATGTACTGATGAAATGATATATTTATAATTGTCGTGTTGAAGGTCATTAAGCTTGTCGGCTATTTCTCGTACATCATGGCTATACACAAGGGTAAGTGTTCCAATAACTTCTGCATCTGGATCAGTGATTTCTTCTTTTACAAGCATGTCACGGATTAAATCACGAATGGCTTCAGAACGGTTAACATACCCTTTTTCATTTATTAAAGCATCAAACCGTTCCAAGAGTTTTTCATCAATAGAAACACCAAAACGGATTACATTATTCATAGACAATCCTCAAGTATGATTAATAAGGCAATACTGCATGTCTAATTTGGAATATGCAAGTAATTTTTTATTTATTGTATCCTGCCACGAAAACTATCAGCTTTAATAGCCAATTATGTTTTAAGGCCTGAAAAGTAATAACTTACCCCTGAGCAAGGCTACGCCGCAACGCGTTAATATAAAGCATCGCATAGTGAGTAATGCTGTTTATGATANTAAAAAGCGAAGTATACAGATATCCAATCTGAAAGAGCATAATTAAAGGTACAGAAATATAAAGATTTTTGTCAAATGCAAAGTATACTGCAAGTGACATATAAATACCAAGCACAAATTCAATTATTGATACCATATTGATAGATCTAAGGCTATATTTATTCTGTATAATAGTTTTTATGTGCTCTATAGCATTAATCCTGCTCTTAGCAATTACATTATATTTGGGAGTTCGGTTAAAATCACTCTTTTTGTTGAGCAAAGCCTCTATTACTGCTTTGCTATTATTTATGGAAAGACCAATACCCACGGATAGCACCATGGGGAGGTATAACAGAGGTTTAAGTTTTGAACTGAACACTCCACGATTATGATACAGTATAACGAGCTCAGTATAATAGTAAAAAATGATTACTGAAACAGTTGCAAGGAGGAAAATTGGGAAATCTAAATAGGCAAATTTTTTAAATCCACCGTAATACCGTACCCACAACGCAACAGGCAATAAAATAGTTAAAAATACCATCAAAAGATATGCAAAGTTGGCACCTAAATGCATGAATGATTCAATTTTTACCCTTAATGGGAGCTTAGAATGAATGATGGTTTTATGTAGCTTTTTGAAAACCTGTATAGAACCTTTTGCCCACCTGAATTGCTGAGCTTTGAATGCTGACATTTCGATAGGAAGCTCGGCTGGAACGGTAACATCAGGCAAATAGATAAACTTCCAGCCTTTTATTTGGGAGCGATAGCTCAGATCAAGGTCTTCGGTGATGGTATCATGCTGCCAGCCGCCGCCATCTATGATTGCCTGCCGTCGCCATATCCCTGCAGTGCCATTGAAATTGAAAAACCTTCCTGAACGATTGCGTGCAGTGTGCTCAATCATAAAATGTCCATCAAGGAGAATACTCTGGCATTCGGTAAGTAACGAATAATGGCGGTTAACGTGGTCCCACCGTGCCTGTACCATGCCAATTTCAGGATCGGTGAAATAATGAATGGTTTTCTGTAAAAAGTCAGGATTGGGTAAAAAATCTGCATCAAAGACTGCTATGAATTCGCTATCGGTAAGTTTTAAGCCGTTTTCAAGTGCACCAGCTTTGAATCCAGTTCTATCAGTTCTGTGAATGTATTTAATGTTATACCCCTCTTT
This region includes:
- a CDS encoding peptidoglycan DD-metalloendopeptidase family protein, with protein sequence MTSWMSAKIIFCLAIVVICTGCVPPAYRHSQDTNRNNNKQKSYQIQNNDEDTIQIPQYDENYYMQSDSYYSTYPVYYTVPDNTITTDSQKVESEENYKSDTPLIKKGRWHIIKKGETIYRLSKQYNVPVDIICSANNIKNVSTIKAGQKIYIPPVTAKSDISTENYCTSPIPVKKTADILPFIWPVPSVKTYTRDQGGVRPIGIIITSKPKSKVVASAGGKVVKIGNMRGFGNFIVIVHQKDFYTIYSKLEAITVREGQAVLKGSTIGFLSDSNPSLHFQINHSGKPLDPLHYLAQK
- the nikR gene encoding nickel-responsive transcriptional regulator NikR, translating into MNNVIRFGVSIDEKLLERFDALINEKGYVNRSEAIRDLIRDMLVKEEITDPDAEVIGTLTLVYSHDVREIADKLNDLQHDNYKYIISSVHVHLDEHNCLEVLLLRGTSAQVKKIADNLLAIKNVRHGKLTITTTVDYHE
- a CDS encoding glycosyltransferase: MKLFILIFYGLVLILLSVFGAHRYYTLYLFVKHSKKKIRPKALFKTLPKVTVQLPIYNEQYVVERLIDTVTKLDYPKKKLEIQVLDDSTDETSIIAERICKLKRKEGYNIKYIHRTDRTGFKAGALENGLKLTDSEFIAVFDADFLPNPDFLQKTIHYFTDPEIGMVQARWDHVNRHYSLLTECQSILLDGHFMIEHTARNRSGRFFNFNGTAGIWRRQAIIDGGGWQHDTITEDLDLSYRSQIKGWKFIYLPDVTVPAELPIEMSAFKAQQFRWAKGSIQVFKKLHKTIIHSKLPLRVKIESFMHLGANFAYLLMVFLTILLPVALWVRYYGGFKKFAYLDFPIFLLATVSVIIFYYYTELVILYHNRGVFSSKLKPLLYLPMVLSVGIGLSINNSKAVIEALLNKKSDFNRTPKYNVIAKSRINAIEHIKTIIQNKYSLRSINMVSIIEFVLGIYMSLAVYFAFDKNLYISVPLIMLFQIGYLYTSLFXIINSITHYAMLYINALRRSLAQG